Within Candidatus Poribacteria bacterium, the genomic segment ACATAGGCGAGCGTAAGACGGATACCAACGAACGGTGGAAAATCGGAGGTATTATTGTCTCTACGACTATAGCGATTTTGGCACTCATCAAGTCGTTTTTCTTTTCGTAAAGCGGGAACCGAATCGCATCACACCAACGCATCTTCTCCATCTGTCAGCCACGCCAGATCGAACTTTGCGAATGACAACGCCTCGTTCGGCCTCTCTTCGCCACGCTCATAGAGGCAGCATATATTCATGTCTGAATCGATACAGAGATCGGAATACGCCGCGGGACCCGCGTGCAAGACTTTGCCGCTATTCCAACTTTGACACTCATCGTAACTGATACGAATCGTCATCCGTTCACGACTCGTGCTGGCCGGGTTAGAGAACAGGACGCGGTTCTTATCGTGCTGATTCGCATCCGTATAGCGCACCATACTCGCTTGACAGATCGGTTCAATAAGGGCCTCTTCGTAACCGTATTCTGTGAATGTATCGCCCCCATCACTGCTTCTCGCGTATGCCCGCCGCTTCGGTGCGACGTAGTTTCGACAGTTGAAATAGAGTCCACCGTCCACAGTTTCAACGACAACGGATTCATTCGTCCCCGGTTGCGCCTTGCCCCCAATCCGCCACGTTTCACCGTGATCGTCGCTAACAATCAGGTGCGAGTAGCCGTATTGCGCGTAGTCCCGGCTGTTTCCAAGCACATGGTCACACGGAATGACGAATCTGCCGTTTGCGAGTTGAATCCCGTGGCAGGGACCGGTTGCATACCACGTCCAGTCTTCGTTCTTGGTCGTGGCTGTGATTTCTTTCGGTTCTGACCAGGTTTCTCCGTCGTCGTTACTGGCGGTCACCCAAACCGTGCGGGGTGCTTCGCCGGCAACAATCTTGCCCTCGGCGCCATCAGCGAGATTTTTGCAGAAAAGCAGATAGATGGTCCCCGTGTCGCGATCAACCACTGGGGCAGGATTGCCATCCGTATCGGTTCCTGTGGAAACGGCGACTTGCATCGGTTGCCAACGCTCGCCGTTGTCGAAACTCCGTTTCAGGACAATATCGATGTCTCCAGAATCTCCGCCCCCTGTGCGCCTGCCCTCACAGAACGCCAATAGCGTTCCCTCGTTTGACCGGACAAGCGCGGGGATTCGGAATGTATGGTATCCCTCTGTCCCCGCTGTGTAAAGTGGACTTTCCGTTTTGTACATACTTACAAGTCCCCTTTCAGGCGTGCCCAGGTCGTTGCGAGCTTTCCAATCGGTTGTACATCTGCCGGATCATCCATCACAAACTCATCGGGGTCCTTCTGATGATCGGAGAGTCGCACGCCATCAACGACACAATTCGTTGGGAATTTGGGGTCGGGTGGAGAGGCGTTGTTAATCTCAAAGGTTTCAGCGAACACGGTCGGACCCTTTTTGAAGGGAGCTTCACCTTCCAGCCTGCCATCTAAATAGAGTTTCAAGCCGTCGGGTCCCCATGTGCCTGCCATGTGGTGATGCTCTCCCTCTTGCCACTTGAGTTCTGCACTGTTGGCGTTATGCCATGAGCCTGCGCTTTTAATCCGCATCTGTGCGATCCCACCATTGTTAAACTGCAGAAATACCGCATCGGTGCCGCGTTTATAGGTCATGAACGTGAAAAGCTCACCTGTGATGGAACTGGTGTCCATACCCATCGTTACCCACAACTCAACGGTGCCTTCGTCGAGGTTAACAAAACGGTCTTCCACAGGGAAATGGATAACATCGCCAACGGCTTCGCTAACGAAACCGTTGCCAAATTTACCGGGTTTGAAGGTTCCGCCATCGACCGTGCCACCCTCTTTTTCAACTTCCGCTTTGCTCTCCAATGCAGAAAAGAAGGTCTCCTCTGCCATCGCCACAGAGACACAAAGCACTGTGATTGCTAAAAGACATAACGTTTTCATGAGATATCCTCCTATTCAGGTTAGATTGTAGTTTCGGGCTTACAAAGCCCGTTCACATGTTTGCTTCTTCTTCAACTTCCAACCTTCCGATCCTATTAGACTTCAAAACATCAAATTCAACGGTGAAACTTGCTAATAAAAAAAATGATACCCTGTTCTTGAATCATCCTCTATTTGGTTTTGTGGAAAGTGCGTATACATACGGCGAAGTTAATTGTTGGTTCGGCACACGAAGCCCTACTAAGAAATTACCAAGGACGATATCCGTCAGATTGACACACTTACAAAGCACTTCATGCCCCCATCTACCGAGGACTGCTCGCCACGGCGAATAATCGACAACGCTCAATTTCAAAGGACCGCCTGTATACCCGAACGCCGTGACCTGAAACTCTGTGTCTCGCAACGCCGAAGCGAGGTCAGTCGGCAAAATTACTTTGTGCGTCGCAAGAAGTTTCGGACTCGCGACGCGGGCGATCGGCGTATACATACCCCGTAGATTCGGTGTCACCGTGAGCATTGTTCCACCGGGTTTGAGGAGGTTGTACATCTCCTCTAAGATCGCTTGCGGTGTGCTGAAATGCTCAATCAATCCCATCGAGTAAACGAAGTCAAACGTCGA encodes:
- a CDS encoding exo-alpha-sialidase, with product MYKTESPLYTAGTEGYHTFRIPALVRSNEGTLLAFCEGRRTGGGDSGDIDIVLKRSFDNGERWQPMQVAVSTGTDTDGNPAPVVDRDTGTIYLLFCKNLADGAEGKIVAGEAPRTVWVTASNDDGETWSEPKEITATTKNEDWTWYATGPCHGIQLANGRFVIPCDHVLGNSRDYAQYGYSHLIVSDDHGETWRIGGKAQPGTNESVVVETVDGGLYFNCRNYVAPKRRAYARSSDGGDTFTEYGYEEALIEPICQASMVRYTDANQHDKNRVLFSNPASTSRERMTIRISYDECQSWNSGKVLHAGPAAYSDLCIDSDMNICCLYERGEERPNEALSFAKFDLAWLTDGEDALV
- a CDS encoding LamG domain-containing protein — translated: MKTLCLLAITVLCVSVAMAEETFFSALESKAEVEKEGGTVDGGTFKPGKFGNGFVSEAVGDVIHFPVEDRFVNLDEGTVELWVTMGMDTSSITGELFTFMTYKRGTDAVFLQFNNGGIAQMRIKSAGSWHNANSAELKWQEGEHHHMAGTWGPDGLKLYLDGRLEGEAPFKKGPTVFAETFEINNASPPDPKFPTNCVVDGVRLSDHQKDPDEFVMDDPADVQPIGKLATTWARLKGDL
- a CDS encoding methyltransferase domain-containing protein, producing MTRFSRRKVSMGSQVTPLTDESYWTTLWDGQQHKIRHLRWVYVANRQLAKLFDRALAGVKQPTLIELGCADSLWLPYLGQKYGSDAYGVDFSELGCQLAQRNLALAGVEGTILCEDLFAFAKRHHSTFDFVYSMGLIEHFSTPQAILEEMYNLLKPGGTMLTVTPNLRGMYTPIARVASPKLLATHKVILPTDLASALRDTEFQVTAFGYTGGPLKLSVVDYSPWRAVLGRWGHEVLCKCVNLTDIVLGNFLVGLRVPNQQLTSPYVYALSTKPNRG